The window TTAATGGGCGTTCTAACAGCATTAATTACAGCATTCTTATTTGGTATTTATGCAATTAAGACTGAGTCTAATATGATTGTAACGTTGTTTAAAGAAGGTAGTAAGATTACAGAAGTCGTTATTGAATATATTTTAATTCCATTCTTACCAATTTACATCGCTGGTATTTTTGCAGAAATGACAGCGCAAGGTACTGTAATGTCGGTTATGAAAGTATTTGGTTTCGTCTTAATTGCTGCTATTATAATGCATTGGATTTGGTTAACAGTGTTGTATTTTACAGCAGGATTTTTGCGTAAAGAAAACCCATTAAATCTTGTGAAAAATATGTTGCCAGCATACTTTACAGCATTAGGTACAATGAGTAGTGCAGCGACAATTCCAGTAACTTTAACTCAAGCAAAAAGTAATGGTGTCAGTGAAGGAGTTGCGAACTTTTCAATACCATTGCTTGCAACAATCCATTTATCAGGGTCAACGATTACACTTGTAAGTTGTACTACTGCAGCAATGCTTGTTTTGCCACAATTGGATTTAGTTAGTATTCCAACAATGATTGGCTTCATATTAATGCTTGGGATTATCATGATCGCAGCACCAGGTGTACCTGGTGGATCAGTTATGGCCGCAAGTGGAATTTT of the Abyssicoccus albus genome contains:
- a CDS encoding dicarboxylate/amino acid:cation symporter codes for the protein MKLIVKLLSGIIIGVLIGLIDIEWLTRAMVTFKGIFGQFINYLIPLIILFFIGAGITSVGKDGGKLLGMTVGVAYTSTIIAGLFAMIVAYTLMPIIAKGGKVPSEAEAIEPFFNFEFDPLMGVLTALITAFLFGIYAIKTESNMIVTLFKEGSKITEVVIEYILIPFLPIYIAGIFAEMTAQGTVMSVMKVFGFVLIAAIIMHWIWLTVLYFTAGFLRKENPLNLVKNMLPAYFTALGTMSSAATIPVTLTQAKSNGVSEGVANFSIPLLATIHLSGSTITLVSCTTAAMLVLPQLDLVSIPTMIGFILMLGIIMIAAPGVPGGSVMAASGILASILGFGEGAIGLMIALYMAQDGFGTATNVTGDGAISLIVDHFRKDV